In the genome of Sulfurimonas autotrophica DSM 16294, the window TATAGTAGGCATTGGCCGTATAATAGATAAGCCTTGGGCAGAGAATGATATGTTAAGTGTTCGCAAGGTTGTTCAAGTTACGCTTGCAGGTGATCATCGTGCAACAGATGGCCGTACCGGAGCACAATTCTTAGACAAGCTGGATAAAATTTTACAAAAACCGGAGGAGTTGTTATGAATATAGAAGATATAAAAAAAGTCATAATAAAAGAGATATTGAATATAGCACCTGATGTGGAAGAAGATGAGATAGAAGGGGATGAAAATATTCAAGAGTCATTGGAGATTGATTCGTTTGATTTTTTAAAAATTCTTACCGCATTAAATGAAGATTTGGGTGTAGAAGTTCCAGAGTCTGATTATGATAAAGTAGAAACTTTAAATAAGATGGCAGAATATTTTGCACAAAGAGTATAAAAGATTAGTGGAGCTGTGCAGAACAATTGCTACTAAAGTTTCATTGTTTTTTACTCCAAAAACTGTATAATCATAAAAACACACAGGAGTATAAGATGGAACGAAAAATTATAATTGAAGGTAATATTTCTATAGTAAATTTGAGTAATGTCGGCACATTAGAGGAATATAATGTAGACAGTGAAGACATTAATGAAGAATCAGAAATTAAAAGTATCATGGAAGAGGTAGATGCTTATGCCCAAAGCGGTGAGCTTGACGTCATGACCGATGTTTGCACTTTTAAAGTAATGAACGGTGAAAATATAGAATATTTAGCGATAGCAGATGAAGAGAGTGATGAGAAAAAAGTTTCGATTGATTCTTTTAAGTTAATTAATCAAAGTGTTGAACCTATTAAAAGTCTTTTGGCACGTGCAAGTGTCGGTGATATTATATACCTAAGAAAAGAACAGGGAAAAGCAAACATTACTTTAAGTCTTGAAATGCAAAACAGTGATGAGGTAATGAACCTTTCTTATTTTGATTGCAGTACTGATATGGATTCATATGATTTATTGCGTGAGAGCTATTATGATACAGTTTGTGATACATTCTTGCCTGAAACATTGTCTGTTCAAGAAAATAAATCAACTGTAGAAAATTTTCTTTTTGAACCGCAAATTGTTTATGGTGAATTGTATAAAATGGTAGAAAATGAAGAGGGCATAAAATCTTTAGAAAAAGTAGAAATTCCGGGATATTATTTTCAAGATGCTCAAAGAGGGATTGACGAGTAGTTAAAGTTTGGTGGAGCTGTGCGGAATCGAACCGCAGTCCGAAACCTGGCTACTCCCAACGTCTACATGCTTAG includes:
- a CDS encoding acyl carrier protein is translated as MNIEDIKKVIIKEILNIAPDVEEDEIEGDENIQESLEIDSFDFLKILTALNEDLGVEVPESDYDKVETLNKMAEYFAQRV